A single region of the Duganella sp. BuS-21 genome encodes:
- a CDS encoding glycoside hydrolase family 28 protein — translation MIAGAGLPLGVSAAVAAVRDPWAEAAAIVARCSRPIHFRAQDFAITTYGATPCKTGETEGFIAYQKKGLVSAPLAGSPDSYLAIKAAIAACHAAGGGRVLIPAGNWLCCGPMVLRSNVHVHLEAGAHLYFNNNPADYARDGDIDCGPNGKLVISRWQSNDCLNYSPMVYAFGQDNIALTGDEGSVLDGMGGVPFKDSKDCWWGWTGRKPDDAPASDHQGVINPRNPATLDALAPSLDPALRRQIEGGRAAWRSDQYFLPALSEAGVPMARRVFGIGHFLRPCMIQLIGCSNVLLQGYEVQGAPFWLHHPVNCRNVWFRNVRMNSLGPNSDGFDPDCCDHVLIEGCTFNTGDDCIAIKAGKNLDTQFGPSRNIVIQDCVMNSGHGGVTLGSEMAAGIENVYVQNIEFRNVHWSSNPLWTAIRLKTNMNRGGYLRHFYARKLTLSNGVKTQPMFSGRLQNAEVAPDVASSGGGAVIVFDCDYAPSDDVMRIRPPQVSEVHISGIRAENVQVGGTRHSCYQAFVLLGPLASSYNGPGKPAILPITNVTISDSDFGDPFNSNQPWFIHNIHGLKLSNVLITGKRYNLELSALPR, via the coding sequence ATGATCGCTGGCGCCGGCCTGCCGCTGGGCGTGAGCGCCGCCGTGGCCGCCGTGCGCGATCCGTGGGCCGAGGCCGCCGCCATTGTTGCGCGCTGCTCGCGTCCGATTCACTTCCGCGCACAGGATTTCGCCATCACGACTTATGGCGCCACACCATGCAAGACGGGCGAGACCGAAGGCTTTATCGCGTACCAGAAGAAGGGGCTGGTCAGCGCACCGCTGGCGGGATCGCCTGACTCCTACCTTGCGATCAAGGCCGCGATTGCAGCATGCCACGCGGCGGGCGGCGGCAGGGTGCTGATCCCGGCCGGCAACTGGCTGTGCTGCGGGCCGATGGTGCTGCGCTCCAATGTACACGTGCATCTGGAGGCCGGCGCGCATCTCTACTTCAACAACAATCCTGCCGACTATGCGCGCGACGGTGACATCGATTGCGGCCCCAACGGCAAGCTGGTGATCTCGCGCTGGCAGAGCAACGACTGCCTGAATTATTCGCCGATGGTCTACGCCTTCGGCCAGGACAACATCGCGCTGACCGGCGACGAAGGAAGCGTGCTCGACGGCATGGGCGGCGTGCCCTTCAAGGACAGCAAAGATTGCTGGTGGGGATGGACCGGGCGCAAGCCGGACGATGCGCCGGCCAGCGATCACCAGGGTGTGATCAATCCGCGCAACCCGGCCACGCTCGATGCGCTAGCGCCGTCTCTCGATCCAGCACTGCGGCGGCAGATCGAAGGCGGCCGCGCAGCCTGGCGTTCCGATCAATATTTCTTGCCAGCGCTGTCGGAGGCCGGCGTGCCGATGGCGCGGCGCGTGTTCGGCATCGGCCATTTCCTGCGGCCGTGCATGATTCAGCTGATCGGCTGCAGCAACGTGCTGCTGCAAGGTTATGAAGTGCAGGGCGCGCCGTTCTGGCTGCATCATCCGGTCAACTGCCGCAACGTCTGGTTCCGCAATGTGCGCATGAACAGCCTTGGTCCTAATAGCGACGGCTTCGATCCCGACTGCTGCGACCACGTGTTGATCGAAGGCTGCACCTTCAACACCGGCGACGACTGCATCGCCATCAAGGCCGGCAAAAACCTCGACACGCAGTTCGGCCCCAGCCGCAACATCGTGATCCAGGATTGCGTGATGAACAGCGGTCATGGCGGCGTCACGCTGGGTAGCGAAATGGCGGCCGGCATCGAGAACGTCTACGTGCAGAACATCGAGTTCCGCAACGTCCACTGGAGCAGCAATCCGCTGTGGACGGCGATCCGGTTGAAAACCAATATGAATCGCGGCGGCTACCTACGCCACTTCTATGCGCGCAAGCTGACGCTGTCCAACGGCGTGAAGACCCAGCCCATGTTCAGCGGCCGCCTGCAGAACGCCGAGGTGGCGCCGGATGTGGCGTCATCGGGTGGCGGCGCGGTGATCGTGTTCGATTGCGACTACGCGCCGTCGGACGACGTCATGCGCATCCGTCCGCCGCAGGTATCGGAAGTGCACATCAGCGGCATCCGCGCCGAAAACGTGCAGGTCGGCGGCACACGGCACTCGTGCTACCAGGCCTTTGTGCTACTCGGTCCCTTGGCCTCCAGCTACAACGGCCCCGGGAAACCTGCGATCCTGCCGATCACCAACGTCACCATCAGCGACAGCGACTTCGGTGACCCGTTCAATAGCAACCAGCCCTGGTTCATCCACAACATCCACGGACTGAAACTGTCGAACGTCCTCATCACCGGCAAGCGCTACAACCTGGAACTGTCGGCGCTGCCGCGCTAA
- a CDS encoding glycosyl hydrolase — translation MLTACPVLPGDVALRPSSFKHLSTLLAAALLAYAGASHAQTVQAWITTGDKAQLLARNADASFKPGAKAATIIEVDPKQRFQEMTGFGAAITDASAWLMQTKMNEQQRAALLNELFGKAPGVGFSFTRLTIGASDFSRHHYSFDDMPPGQTDPELKHFSIDPNRADVLPITKAALAINPKLQVMASPWSAPGWMKSTDSLIQGTLKPEAFVSFANYLSRYVSAYQKEGVPIYALTLQNEPHFEPKDYPGMRVDPAKRAAFIGGHLGPVLAKEHPRTKIFDWDHNWDEPGSPAVVLNDPVASKYVAGVAWHCYAGDVRVQSALHDRWPDKETYFTECSGGKWAPVWSDNLQYFARVLVIGTTRGWAKGVLLWNLALDENDGPYLGGCKECRGVVTIDSRDGKVTRNEEYYALAHASRFVRQGARRIASTSGYDQLDTVAFRNADDGSVALLVVNSAKQPRSFAVRVGQRSFDYTLPAASVATFTWK, via the coding sequence ATGTTGACAGCCTGCCCTGTATTGCCGGGCGATGTGGCGTTGCGCCCGTCGTCGTTCAAACACCTTTCGACTCTGCTGGCGGCCGCGCTGCTGGCGTACGCCGGCGCTTCCCACGCGCAGACTGTGCAGGCCTGGATCACCACCGGCGACAAAGCCCAACTGCTGGCCCGCAACGCCGACGCCAGCTTCAAGCCCGGCGCCAAGGCCGCCACGATTATCGAAGTCGATCCCAAGCAGCGCTTCCAGGAAATGACCGGCTTCGGCGCCGCCATCACCGACGCTTCCGCCTGGCTGATGCAGACCAAGATGAACGAGCAGCAGCGCGCCGCCCTGCTCAACGAGCTGTTCGGCAAAGCGCCCGGCGTCGGCTTCAGCTTTACCCGCCTGACCATCGGCGCATCCGATTTCTCGCGCCACCACTACAGCTTTGACGATATGCCGCCGGGCCAGACCGACCCCGAGCTCAAGCATTTCTCCATCGACCCCAACCGCGCCGATGTGCTGCCGATTACCAAGGCCGCGCTGGCCATCAATCCGAAGCTGCAGGTGATGGCCTCGCCATGGAGCGCGCCGGGCTGGATGAAGTCCACCGACAGCCTGATCCAGGGCACGCTGAAGCCGGAAGCGTTCGTGTCGTTCGCCAACTACCTGTCGCGCTACGTCAGCGCGTATCAGAAGGAGGGCGTGCCGATCTACGCGCTGACCTTGCAGAACGAACCGCATTTCGAGCCCAAGGATTATCCCGGCATGCGCGTCGACCCGGCCAAGCGCGCCGCCTTCATCGGCGGCCATCTCGGCCCGGTGCTGGCGAAAGAGCATCCTCGCACCAAGATCTTCGATTGGGACCACAACTGGGATGAACCTGGTTCGCCGGCCGTCGTGCTGAACGATCCGGTCGCCAGCAAATATGTGGCCGGCGTGGCCTGGCACTGCTACGCCGGCGACGTGCGTGTGCAATCGGCGTTGCACGACCGCTGGCCGGACAAGGAAACCTATTTCACCGAATGCTCTGGCGGCAAATGGGCACCGGTCTGGTCGGACAATTTGCAGTATTTCGCGCGCGTGCTGGTGATCGGCACCACGCGCGGCTGGGCCAAGGGTGTGCTGCTGTGGAATCTGGCGCTCGATGAAAACGACGGCCCTTACCTGGGTGGTTGCAAGGAATGCCGTGGCGTGGTCACCATCGACTCGCGCGACGGCAAAGTCACCCGCAACGAGGAGTATTACGCGCTGGCCCACGCCAGCCGCTTCGTGCGGCAAGGCGCGCGCCGCATCGCGTCCACCAGCGGCTACGACCAGCTCGACACAGTCGCTTTCCGCAACGCCGACGACGGTTCGGTGGCGCTGCTGGTGGTGAACTCGGCCAAACAGCCGCGCAGCTTTGCCGTGCGCGTCGGTCAGCGCAGTTTCGATTACACCTTGCCGGCGGCCAGCGTCGCCACCTTTACCTGGAAATAA
- a CDS encoding glycoside hydrolase family 5 protein, translated as MSLRSIWWTGLMLLAGCGSGGGSTPSAPPPVVVTPPLVVAIKPTPVTSVDAIAQAEKRGMYVTLDLHGAVGSQGWEQHSGCAGKNLYWSTPEFQQRTVWLWQQVAARYKDRVGVAGYSVLNEPWGTDAANLAAVVKTLYTAIRAVDPNHVVILPGHNSGISAYGKPSEQGMSNVAFEMHFYPGLFGWSQIGLPVHKDWLTCAGGSSGSNSSGVCEWDRRLRNLDSAFFIGEMQPWTGQGLDLVGQITRATFDTYAKYGWASTAWSWKVVSNSGGQGSGTWGMVTNAAGASVAKTDFTAASLSDIDPFQVLRQPAVRSASAVAGLDDQQHRTTALPLKL; from the coding sequence ATGTCTTTACGCTCGATTTGGTGGACCGGCTTGATGTTGCTGGCCGGCTGCGGCAGTGGCGGCGGTAGTACGCCATCCGCGCCGCCGCCAGTAGTGGTGACGCCGCCGTTGGTGGTCGCCATCAAGCCGACGCCGGTAACATCGGTCGACGCCATCGCCCAGGCCGAAAAGCGCGGCATGTATGTGACCCTTGATCTGCACGGCGCGGTCGGCAGCCAGGGCTGGGAGCAGCACAGTGGATGCGCCGGCAAGAATCTGTACTGGAGCACGCCGGAATTCCAGCAGCGCACCGTGTGGCTGTGGCAGCAGGTGGCGGCGCGCTACAAGGATCGCGTCGGCGTGGCCGGCTACAGCGTGCTTAACGAACCGTGGGGCACCGACGCCGCCAACCTGGCCGCCGTGGTGAAGACGCTGTACACGGCCATCCGTGCCGTCGATCCGAATCATGTGGTGATCCTGCCCGGTCATAACAGCGGCATCAGCGCCTACGGCAAGCCGTCCGAGCAAGGTATGAGCAACGTTGCCTTTGAAATGCATTTCTATCCGGGCCTGTTCGGCTGGAGCCAGATCGGCCTGCCGGTGCACAAGGATTGGCTGACCTGCGCCGGCGGCAGCTCAGGTAGCAACAGCAGTGGCGTATGCGAATGGGACCGCCGCCTGCGCAATCTCGATTCCGCTTTCTTCATCGGCGAGATGCAGCCGTGGACCGGCCAGGGCCTGGACCTGGTCGGCCAGATCACCCGCGCTACGTTCGACACCTACGCCAAATACGGTTGGGCAAGCACCGCGTGGAGCTGGAAAGTGGTGAGCAACAGCGGCGGCCAAGGCAGCGGCACCTGGGGCATGGTCACCAACGCTGCCGGCGCTTCCGTGGCCAAGACCGACTTCACCGCCGCATCGCTCAGCGATATCGACCCTTTTCAAGTCCTTCGGCAGCCAGCCGTACGAAGTGCATCAGCCGTTGCAGGACTGGATGACCAGCAGCACCGCACCACAGCCCTTCCGTTAAAACTATAA
- a CDS encoding TonB-dependent receptor — protein sequence MTPIAAACAAMAFAASPVHAQQAGGPQAGKADEAPVQEVVVTGIRRSIETSMAIKRDSDAIVEAVTAEDIGKLPDVSIAESIARLAGLTAQRVEGRAQSISIRGLAPDFSTTLLNGREQVSTSNNRGAEYDQYPSELMSGVVVYKTPDASLAAGGLSGTVDLQTVRPLDLRQRTVVFNARGEHNSNGKLNSNTSANGNRLSASYVDQFLNNTLGIAVGYAHLDSPGQQQEYKSWWWGTNRNLPANMADVVTLNGAEVTASSREQKRDGLMGVLEYRPSKEFRSTLDLYYSEFKQNTTMRGMMWNSNQDNPIRYNNPQVQDVGGTRVLVGGALINLEPIVRNDYNQRKDKLSALGWNNTFKQDGWTLIGDLSHSSAKRREEVLETYAGLGPANSGITDNNFQFHIPTASGLPTFTPSLNFADPKIIKLTDVGGWGKDADMHHPIVEDKLSSAKVSAKKELDGVFRNIEGGVNFSKREKTHADTNNYWFLKNGRAPTTVSPDLLQPSSSLSFAGIPSVMSYDVLGALHKYYDMQPARPNDQALQDWGVTEKVTTAYARVGLDADLGTIPLRGNLGVQAVNVDQKSRGATVNGGTLGTISGGASYTDVLPSVNLNFDLDKYLSTTNLRFGAAKTVARPQMSDMRAGISGGVDATTRMWNGSGGNPNLEPWRANSYDLSVEKYMGKRSYIAGALWYKKLQSYIYNQQTAFSFAGFPNPSAVVPIQDIGTLNRPANGTGGMVKGVELSGALDAGLLWDKLDGFGVTGSMSGTESSIHPNGPGTKEKLPGLSGVVSNFSVYYEQSGFSARASRRYRSAYRGEVTGLFAQRAFSEILAERQIDLQLGYAIEEGTYKGLSFLFQVNNLNNSPYQTRQGSAFTGGSYAPERYTTYGRQMLLGLNYKL from the coding sequence ATGACCCCCATCGCGGCCGCCTGCGCCGCCATGGCCTTTGCCGCCAGCCCGGTCCACGCCCAGCAGGCCGGCGGACCGCAAGCCGGCAAGGCCGACGAAGCGCCGGTGCAGGAAGTGGTGGTGACCGGTATCCGCCGCAGTATCGAAACCTCGATGGCGATCAAGCGCGATTCCGATGCCATCGTCGAAGCGGTGACCGCCGAAGACATCGGCAAGCTGCCCGATGTTTCCATCGCCGAATCGATCGCCCGCCTGGCCGGCCTGACCGCGCAGCGGGTCGAGGGCCGCGCGCAGTCGATTTCGATCCGCGGCCTGGCGCCGGACTTTTCCACCACGCTGCTGAACGGCCGCGAGCAAGTCTCGACCAGCAACAACCGTGGCGCCGAATACGACCAGTACCCGTCCGAACTGATGAGCGGCGTGGTGGTCTACAAGACGCCGGACGCCTCACTGGCCGCCGGCGGCCTGTCGGGCACCGTCGATCTGCAGACCGTGCGTCCGCTCGACCTGCGCCAGCGCACCGTGGTGTTCAACGCGCGCGGCGAGCACAATTCCAACGGCAAGCTCAACTCCAACACCTCGGCCAACGGCAACCGCCTGAGCGCCTCGTATGTGGACCAGTTCCTCAACAACACGCTGGGCATCGCGGTCGGCTACGCCCACCTGGATTCGCCGGGCCAGCAGCAGGAATACAAATCGTGGTGGTGGGGCACCAACCGCAACCTGCCGGCCAATATGGCCGATGTGGTGACGCTGAACGGTGCCGAAGTGACGGCCTCCTCGCGCGAGCAAAAGCGTGACGGCCTGATGGGTGTGCTCGAGTACCGTCCGTCCAAGGAATTCCGTAGCACGCTGGACTTGTACTATTCCGAGTTCAAGCAGAACACCACCATGCGCGGCATGATGTGGAACTCGAATCAGGACAATCCGATCCGCTACAACAATCCGCAAGTGCAGGACGTCGGCGGCACGCGCGTGCTGGTCGGCGGTGCGCTGATCAACCTGGAACCGATCGTGCGCAACGACTACAACCAGCGCAAGGACAAGCTGAGCGCGCTCGGCTGGAACAACACCTTCAAGCAAGACGGCTGGACCCTGATTGGCGATCTGTCGCACTCGAGCGCCAAGCGGCGCGAGGAAGTGCTGGAAACCTACGCCGGCCTCGGCCCGGCCAACTCCGGCATCACCGACAACAATTTCCAGTTCCACATTCCGACCGCCAGCGGCCTGCCGACCTTCACGCCGAGCTTGAATTTCGCCGATCCGAAAATCATCAAGCTGACCGACGTCGGCGGCTGGGGCAAGGATGCGGACATGCACCATCCGATCGTTGAAGACAAGCTGAGCTCGGCCAAGGTGTCGGCCAAGAAGGAGCTGGACGGCGTCTTCCGCAACATCGAGGGCGGCGTCAACTTCAGCAAGCGCGAGAAGACCCACGCCGACACCAACAACTACTGGTTCCTGAAAAACGGCCGCGCCCCGACCACCGTGTCGCCGGACCTGTTGCAGCCATCGAGCTCGCTGTCGTTCGCCGGCATTCCATCGGTGATGAGCTATGACGTGCTGGGCGCGCTGCACAAGTACTACGACATGCAGCCGGCCCGCCCGAACGACCAGGCGCTGCAGGACTGGGGCGTGACCGAGAAAGTCACCACCGCCTACGCCCGCGTCGGCCTGGACGCCGACCTCGGCACGATCCCGCTGCGCGGTAATCTCGGCGTGCAGGCCGTCAACGTCGACCAGAAATCGCGCGGCGCCACCGTCAACGGCGGCACGCTGGGCACCATCAGCGGCGGCGCCAGCTACACCGACGTGCTGCCGAGCGTGAACCTGAATTTCGATCTCGACAAATACCTGAGCACCACCAATCTGCGCTTCGGCGCGGCCAAGACGGTGGCGCGTCCGCAGATGTCGGACATGCGTGCCGGTATCTCGGGCGGCGTCGACGCCACCACCCGCATGTGGAACGGCAGCGGCGGCAATCCGAACCTGGAGCCATGGCGCGCCAATTCCTATGACCTGTCGGTGGAGAAGTACATGGGCAAGCGCAGCTACATCGCCGGCGCGCTCTGGTACAAGAAGCTGCAAAGCTACATCTACAACCAGCAGACCGCGTTCAGCTTTGCCGGCTTCCCGAATCCGTCGGCGGTGGTGCCGATCCAGGACATCGGCACGCTGAACCGTCCGGCCAACGGCACCGGCGGCATGGTCAAGGGGGTGGAATTGTCGGGCGCGCTGGACGCCGGCCTGCTGTGGGATAAGCTGGACGGCTTTGGCGTCACCGGCAGCATGTCCGGCACCGAGAGCTCGATCCATCCGAACGGTCCGGGCACCAAGGAAAAGTTGCCGGGTCTGTCCGGCGTGGTGTCCAACTTCAGCGTGTACTACGAGCAGAGCGGCTTCTCGGCGCGCGCCAGCCGCCGCTACCGTTCGGCGTATCGCGGCGAGGTGACCGGCCTGTTCGCACAGCGCGCCTTCAGCGAGATCCTGGCCGAGCGCCAGATCGACCTGCAGCTCGGCTATGCGATCGAAGAGGGGACGTACAAGGGCTTGTCGTTCCTGTTCCAGGTGAATAACCTGAACAACTCGCCTTACCAGACCCGCCAGGGCAGCGCCTTCACCGGCGGCTCTTACGCGCCTGAGCGTTACACCACCTACGGCCGTCAGATGCTGCTGGGCTTGAACTACAAGCTCTAA